Part of the Oryzias melastigma strain HK-1 linkage group LG11, ASM292280v2, whole genome shotgun sequence genome, TCAGGTTCAAAGGACGCTGCGTCTGCAGGGTGCGCTCTGGGCGGATCCGAGCGCACAGCAGGGCCGCTGAAAGCCCAGACACGACTggaggatgttaaaaaaaagagagatgaaCTTGAAAAACTAATAAGAGGGAATGTGTGTCAACAAGTGAATGGAAAGTGGTTTTTGGAACCACAACCCCAATTTTACCCTATTTGATTTAAGGTTATAACTAAATATATTgctttataatgaaaaaataaggaTTTCAAAGGTAATCTATTGCAGAACAATTAATTCTGTCTTTGAAAAACCTTGAAACAAAcctaaaatgtctctttttggGGGGGATCTCTGTTCCTCACCTGTTCAGGTGAGAGTCAGAGGCAGAACAGGTGAGAGGGAAGCAGCCGGCAGCTCTCCGAGGTGCTGAAACTCGTCGGTTTGAGCAAAAACCTCAagggaaaatactttttttttctcataaatatgaattcaatcatatcacaaaaacatatataatataTCATTACTTTTGGGGAGTTTTATCAGTTATGAAATCCAAAAgacaaattcataattttagcattaaatgtttattttagacacaACATAAAGCTGAATTTAGTGTTGTTGGTCCATCcaactaaacaataaaatacttcttcatttgaaaaatatttcctacaacaacaaaaaagttaaattactGTTAAATAATTGTTAAGAATAATTTGTGTTAATTAAAGACGTCTCTAGCCTTCTACTGTTGAATTAAAGGCTTTAAATAACCATGCGTAAAGAAAGAAAGTCATCCAAACGCGGAGAACCTGCACCTCATTGAATGTCTTTTGTCCCACCAAGACTTGAAAACGTGATTTCAAGTGCACACTCAGGTGTTCTCCAGCAAGTCTGTCATGAAAGAGATGTAGACGATGGCCAAGCGTAGAGTCTCGATGCGTGAAAGCCTCTTCTCGTACGCAAACGTGGGAACTTTCCTCCTCAGCTCGTCAAAGGCTTCATTCAGGCTGAACATCCGCTTCCTTTCCCGCACGTTTGCCGCCTGCCGCTGGACCACAGTGATGATCCTCCTCCGTCTGGACTTCCCCTGGCTGAGGCGGTTGAAGCATCTCGGTGGGTCCGTCAGATGAAGCTCAGTCTGGGCGCAGGCTGCCGTTTCAGTCAGTCCTAAATCTAACTCCACCAGGTTTATGTCactgacaaactgcagcaagGTGGAGTCCTCCAAAGAGTCCTGGATCTCCATGAAGCCTGTGCAGCTACAGAGAAGCACAAGATTCTTCACCAAGATAATCCAAACAGAATGCTCCAGGTTCATCCAACTTTCCTTAAATCCAGTCGGCACACTGCAGGGTGAGATCCTGGTTGGCTCAAGTCCAAAACAGCAGGAAAGTTCAGTTTTTTCCCTGCTGTTTTAATAAGTCGCGGACACCACCTCACAGCACCACATCTTTCATGTGCCCTCTGAAAAACTCGAGTCCTTCTCTGCCATTTTTCCAATCTATAAGTGGTTTAAAAAGGTCCGGAGAATGCTGGAGGCTCCGGCCGATTGATGCTCTTTCCTCCTGGATGCCCTTAATGAGCTTCTGAAGAAGGGAGGCTCTTGACAGAAGGTCATCCAGCCGTGTTTGCTCTCTCCTCCAGGCCTCAGAGGCTAAATAATGACACTTTTAACACTTAAACCGGCCAGAGGAAGACCAAATAGAACATTCTCTAACAGTCACCACACACCAGCGGCTTTTCTGTTGCAAATCAAAGCAAATAGCTACCGGTTCCCATGGCAAGCCAGTGTCCACGTTTGCAGAAAGTGCTGAGAAAGCCACTAGTGTAACTCAGCTTTAGTGCTTGATCATTGCAATTCCAGAAATGAGCAAGTGGTTACAGGAAGCATGTTCTACAAATTCCAGATCATCTGAGATGAGATAATAGCGACAatatattgaatttaaaatatgtttgttacaatattttcagaaacaaactatttaattatttttttgattggatttggttcatttaaagcaaccaaagttaaaaaaatactatcaaAGACTgacaaaagaaacataaaacttTGGATTAATGACTCAATTGgagaaataataagaaaaagcaaaagaagatACATTTCCATTTCATCCACATACACATGTAAATGATCCAATGTTAATTAgttaatcataaatagacagaTTTGTAATTATTCCTACGTTGAATCCATTAAATGTGAAGTAAAGAGTTTCATTATTTGATTGAAAAGGACCGGAAAAAAGCAAATGTATATAATTCAAACCCTATTTGGCTTaattaattgcttgaaaattagattatttattctgttctgccaatcaaactttattatgaaacaaattttagtttacaaaaaaaacccttcatgaaaaatagtttttgaattgtgaaaaatgcaaaaaccttTGGACCAAACACTTAGAGACACACTTATTATTTGTACATGGAGTATGTATaatctcaattcaattttatttatttctcagggacagtgcacattaaaagCATTGTATGCAATGAGCCAGAATTAGCTCAGCAGCTACTTTTCACCTAGATGTTAAAATTGTCAacctaaacaaaagaaaaaaatatcccaaataGACATTTACTCAAGGATTTCTATTGCCGTTTCACCACAGAGTGAAACAAAATTTGTAACTCTAGTCCCGTGCTAACATATAACCAATAACAACACTAAATCTATGCTCTTTggtttgggttttaaataaacCGAGATGTTCATTTTAGTGCTataagctgatttgctgtgaaTTATTTTGTAGTCTTTacctttttgcatttattaaacttctgtttttacCTCCTGCTCACATCCATTCATTTGTCTACCAGCATCAGAGTCAGTAATTACTGTGTCATTGTTTGATTGATCACTTTTACAAAGATCATTCCAACaactttgctgtattttttccaTCTAAAGCGTGGTGTGAACATGTCTTGTGTATACACACTTCATGCGAGTGTTAACATCCTCTCCGCCGGTCCCGTCTTCCTTTCACTCCTAATTTTCTGGCGGCCAGATAAACATGATGATGAGACATTCTGATGGTTGCCGTGGAAACGCTGAGAAAGCACAGCTGGGTGGGAAAACATGAGGTAATCCCACCCCGGGGCTACTTTGTAAATATTGGTCTTAAATAAGGAGTAAAACCCCCGAAAGAGgctcacaaacacactcacatcCATGAGGGGGAGGGAGAGATGTTCCAAATTTAGTCCAGACAGATTTTTACTCAGATGATGAAAGTGACTCATTTCCTGCTGTTTGGTTATTGCTATGCAAAGTCAAAGCAATGATAGTTTGTGGTGTGAGTTTATACAGAGTTTGTACAAAGTGGGCctaaaaatcaaactgaatcatTATTTAAAGGACTCATGTTCAAGTggaagacatgtttttttcttcttctttaatccaaattaaaacagagcagcaggcaaaaaaagtacaattaattaaatatttgatcaaaataaaaaaaataaaaattgcatgAGAATATAGACctaaactgcaaaaactgaatcttaagaaaatatgtttgttttttccaagaaaaataatcgtatcagaaaaaaaaagaatgtgttttttttttttttatgcttaattacataaatgttttgctcatttgaagaattttgaattatttctacAGAGACTGTTTTCAGTGTTGTAGCACATAATGTTACTGACTGTAAACCTAATCAAccccaaaaatacaaacacttaAATCTGCTAAGTGGATTAAATGACCTTTTTCAGATTAAATTCTAACTGTTTACTGAGTTAATGAAACAATTGATCATTAAATGTGTTAACAGATAAATGCTAAAGAACtattttgtgctaaaaaaaatctaacaatatattttacattatttaaaggGATCTTAgcatgattttctttaaactatgtcaatataaatgatcatatattacctttggaacactaaaacacaaattatttatgaaatatgagtcttttttgttgatttttNNNNNNNNNNNNNNNNNNNNNNNNNNNNNNNNNNNNNNNNNNNNNNNNNNNNNNNNNNNNNNNNNNNNNNNNNNNNNNNNNNNNNNNNNNNNNNNNNNNNNNNNNNNNNNNNNNNNNNNNNNNNNNNNNNNNNNNNNNNNNNNNNNNNNNNNNNNNNNNNNNNNNNNNNNNNNNNNNNNNNNNNNNNNNNNNNNNNNNNNNNNNNNNNNNNNNNNNNNNNNNNNNNNNNNNNNNNNNNNNNNNNNNNNNNNNNNNNNNNNNNNNNNNNNNNNNNNNNNNNNNNNNNNNNNNNNNNNNNNNNNNNNNNNNNNNNNNNNNNNNNNNNNNNNNNNNNNNNNNNNNNNNNNNNNNNNNNNNNNNNNNNNNNNNNNNNNNNNNNNNNNNNNNNNNNNNNNNNNNNNNNNNNNNNNNNNNNNNNNNNNNNNNNNNNNNNNNNNNNNNNNNNNNNNNNNNNNNNNNNNNNNNNNNNNNNNNNNNNNNNNNNNNNNNNNNNNNNNNNNNNNNNNNNNNNNNNNNNNNNNNNNNNNNNNNNNNNNNNNNNNNNNNNNNNNNNNNNNNNNNNNNNNNNNNNNNNNNNNNNNNNNNNNNNNNNNNNNNNNNNNNNNNNNNNNNNNNNNNNNNNNNNNNNNNNNNNNNNNNNNNNNNNNNNNNNNNNNNNNNNNNNNNNNNNNNNNNNNNNNNNNNNNNNNNNNNNNNNNNNNNNNNNNNNNNNNNNNNNNNNNNN contains:
- the LOC112138113 gene encoding fer3-like protein, translating into MEIQDSLEDSTLLQFVSDINLVELDLGLTETAACAQTELHLTDPPRCFNRLSQGKSRRRRIITVVQRQAANVRERKRMFSLNEAFDELRRKVPTFAYEKRLSRIETLRLAIVYISFMTDLLENT